From Arachis hypogaea cultivar Tifrunner chromosome 3, arahy.Tifrunner.gnm2.J5K5, whole genome shotgun sequence:
tgatgattatatgaaaataaattatgTTTCTTCGGTATGTTTTAAGGCCGCATCTCTTTATCGATGGGATTCTGGGAAGGTTTATCAGGCCACCAGCTTCCGCCGGCCAAACCGCAACAGCAACGATTCAAACTCGATTACAGAAACGAGCTTCACAACACAAGGATCAGGCTCAGTGATGGAAGGTACTTGCCTACAGAGAAAGGGTGTCCCCAGGGACAAAGACAAACATAAGATTACTCATTGTCACGGCTTTGGAAGCTCAAGAGATGAACTTTCTCGCACCCCAGGTACAAAAGATCAATCTTTTATTGACTCTGTTACTGGTGAATTTGAAAATTGTTGGTTGGACTTTTAGATCTAACCTGAGTTATTGAAATAGATCAAAATGTATGTTGATGATTGATGTGACACTGAATGTGCGAACTAATAGATGAATTGGGTTATATTTTGTGCAATATGATAGAGCTGGATATCGGAGAAAGTGATCCGAACCCCAACGCTCATTGAAAAGTGAAACACTTGACATTGAGAACTTGCCGATCAGTTAAGATAGGACACAAATTTTATGTCATTGGAGTCTCAATGGGATCAGCATGCTACCTGGAGTTGTCTCTACTACAGTCCCCCACGGCaaataaaatatgtatttttgaatCATTGTGAAATACTTCACTAGGTGGTGGATGTAATCACCATTTGTTTGTGCAGGTTAGCAGGTGTGGCTATGATAGCACCAGTGAATCAATTACAATTGGGCTTCACTGCCTGCAGTGTGGTGAACAGGACTACAGGAAGAGACTGATCCAATGGGCACTTTGGCTTGCAAAATATTCTCCAAGACTAATTGCACTGGTTGGTCACTCCAAAAGTGGCTCCCTTCAATTCTGTCATTGAGAAAAATCCGGCTTTCTTCAAACTAGAGACATTGACATCTTGAAGATTATTCCCGGTTTCCCTATGCTTACCAAGGTgaattacatgctttctttcactTACTTTAGCTGAATACAAATGGTTAATCAGGAGGATAACTCCTCATTGATCTGTGTGTATAGGAAAAGTTAAGGGAACAGGTTTGTTTTTGACACACTCCGGGGTGATTGGATGGTGGCATTTGGCAACTGGGAGTTTGATCCATTGAAGCTGAGCAATCCATTCTCTCACAACACAAGTAAAGTTCATATTTGGCAAGGATATGAAGACAAGGTGTGCCCTCTCAAATCCAGAGATTTGTTTCAGGGAATATGCCATGGATAAATTACCATGAAGTTTCAGATGGTGGACATTTGATTATCCATTATAGTGGTTTGTGTGAGGCTGTTTGAGGGCACTTTTTACTTGGTGAAGAAAATGTTTCATATAGACCTAGACCAAATAGAGACATAACTTGTATCTTAATTTATTCTCGTGTGTTTTTTCTGTTTTACATTCTGAGAGAATGTCATAGATCATATGTAAATTACATTATTTTTCAGGTTTGCTGAGAAGCTTGAATGAATCCACATTCATAAGTTCAAAGGCTCATACATGCAATTTTTCAGCTTGGTACCATGATCCCAACATATATGTCTAATATCTCAGGCCATTCTGGAGACTGAAACAGACAGCTCGGAAAAAAATGAACATGTCAATATTAATGTGATTAAAGCTTGTGGTTCTCATTCTATTAACCAAATGGGTgaagaaaattaataaaatttgaacTTTGTTGAAGTTTTAATGCATTTGAGAATTTGCCTTGATCAGTTAAAAAAAGCAGAATGAATGATCAAGAAGAGGACAAAAATTTGGCATATTAATGATTATGCAGTAAGGGATGTTTTAACTTCTTATTACAAGTATTGAGATCATTTAATTAAAACACATAatataagtcaaatcaaatcccAACATTACAGATAAGAGATTATTAAAGCGCATTGATGATACGAGTGTGTAAAAATAAAAGCTCATATCAAGTTATTGTATGATTGAGGTATTGCCCTTGGAGAATGACCCTATTTGTTTACAAATATATCTTTAGTGGATGTAAAAAGAAAATTGACATTATACTTTTTAATCTGTTTTTctacccaaaagaaaaaaaagttttaaatatgttgagataaataaatatttatgtgaATCTGCGATGCCTCCAATTAATATTCATATTCataaagtaaaacaaaaaattaattaacatgtGTTCTAAACagtttttttatagaaaaaaatatgaaattttaaatttttactaacAAATCTTCATAGCCCTACATGTTATTATGTGTATACGATAATAAAAATGTTAttcgtacactaaaatcaaccaatAAAACCAgttaccaatgtatttgtgtataatatatgtgtagtttaatttattttaatgtatattttgtatttcaacatatattttatacgggTAACAaactttagtggctgattttagtaacAAGTAGCATAATAAATATGATGACATATACTAATAAGTTTTGTGTTTACGTGTCATATTACATATTCGGATAAGATATTTATTTAACATTCGTTCGACACATGTGTTTTTTCGTCGATTgcatctaataaaaataattgaatcgTTAAATACATCTAAATATCATTATATTCGTAAAATGAatttgaaataatatatattattataaaataaaaaattttaaatatgttatataattaaaaacataaaaaataataaaatattataatttataaaattactttatattGTGTTTCATAtcttacaaaaaattaaatttgtatgtTTAATGTTGTATTGTGTTGGTCCTTGCCTTGTATTAGTACTTGACAATTACTAACAATAGCAACACACGTAGGAGCGTAAATAGATGGTAAGTAAATTATACGTATGAGACGACACCCAAAGTCGAGTGAATTCTCCGCGTTTATTCATCGTGCCTCaatctctctctctattttctgTATCCCTCAAGTTTGGGACTTTGATCTGCCATTGACCCTCTTCAATTCGCGGTACCATCTTTTCTTTAATCTTCACTCTCTTCCAATCATCGTTCATTCCTCTCAATTTAATCGCAATTAACCTCAATCCAATTCCCCAACTAGGTTTTTCTCGCATGATTTCTTCTTCGATTACCTCGATCGCCCCAGCATCTTGAATTCCAGTTTTGAGAACTGTTCCTGTATGGTTCCCTTCATTTACCGACTTTGATTTTGTCTTTCTTGGTTTGGGTATTTAGTGGAAAATTTCAGTCATTTCGTTTTTTTGCTTTCCCACCATATTTTCTCTTCTGGTTCTGCTGTGTTATTTTACTTAGCAATATGGTGATCTGCATTTGGTTTTACACGTTTTCGTGGAATTGGGCATTTGAAATTAGCGGAATTAGTAATGTGCGGCAGTGTCATCCCTTGTAGGGGAAAAAAGCGGAGAGATTAGATTCTACAATTAATCTTATGTTAAGCAGATTATAGAAGATTGAGAAACTGAGAAGCATGGCTTTTGTTACATAACTGAACTACTGCATTTCTCTCGTCATGCTTCAATTAGTAGCTTTCTTAAGTAATTGTATGATGATCTTCTTTATACAATATTATCATATGATTCCGTAAGCTTTCTATGTGCAAGACATAAATTTCTTTATAGGTGCTAGCATTTGTTACTTTATATGATGTTGCCTTTATTATGTTCGTTAAAGTGTCTTTACTGCTGTTCTGGTTTATTGAATTGTGGACAGGAATTTGTAACTCAATTTGATATTGGGACAAAATAAACAGATACTTGTGTTCTAAGCTTTATTAAGGTTACAGCTTAATGTTGGTTCTGGGAGTAACTGAACGGCAGCACCAGCAGTGGGATTACCTCATCAGATATGCACCTTTGCCACAGTATTTGCCACTGGATCAATTACGTTAGTAGTAAAAATATACTCGTTCAGGAGAGCTGAGGAGGGTCTAGGTGTTTCTGTGGGGACACATCAGAAGACCATTCTTTTGGAACTCTACATCACAAGCCTATGGCTCCAGTAGCCCCAGGGGAGCTTAAAATTTCAAAGAAGTGTACAAGATGCCTCCAGAAGGCAAGGTATTAATTGTCACTCTATATTGGATTATCTACTGTATAATTAAATCTGGAATTTCTGTTTGTAAGTTGATTATACCAATTAGGATGGCTAGATCAATATGATAAATGTCTCTTACCGTTGCTGTGATTTTTACGCCACACCCGATGACAATATCAATCATGATCTCTTTCTACACTCTCATCTACTTCTTTTGAATTGAGGGTCATTTGTATTTAGGGACcgattttcatggttttaaaTAAAGGGTTCATTTgcacatttttagaaaatatgGTTAAGGTATCCATGACCTTATCGTTTAAGGGAGTAAATTGCAATTTTCCCTTTTGGTGAGAAGTTCTGGTGAAatgatcttttatttatttttttcttttcaccatTGCCCCATTTTTGGGGACCTGTCTAGTGCAAACCTTATTATCTGTGATGCTTGGTCATTGTTTTAAGTTTGTAAACCATTGAAGTCATAGGATACTTGTGATTTGTTTCTGGCTACTGTAGAAGTTTTAGTTTCTAATGTACATTGTTTAGTTATTATTCATGACACACCAATCATTTTGTCCTGATTGAACTGAAATATGTCAATCAGGGATCGATCAAAATGTTAGGGGAATCTTTATCCAAATTGGACAGGTATAGAGAGGCAATAGCATTAAATACAAAGAAGCGACAGAGGACAGATTTATCAAGTGAAAGGGAAGTGGAGTAAACCTAACAAAGATGGGTAGCCAGACTCACAAACCCCTAATGATAATCTAACTCCGAGATCAGAAGTCAAGACCTCAAATTCAATGCTGACAAGCACTCCGTACAGCAGTGGCAGATGTGCGGGTGCGTATGTTTTAATGCTATTATTACttctttggtttattttttatttgtatactgAAAGAGCTAACTATGAGAGATATTGCTAGTTTTTTCTTTTACACTGTTAAAACTTTAATTCTTTCTTGGCTATGAATTGAGTATTTTGAGTTTCATTTTTGTTAAATGGCATAGCATGGTGCTTATGGATGAGAGAGTAGAAGGAGATCATgatatacattgctggaaaataAATGTTGTACATGATGATCCTCAATGCTTCTTACCACAGTGATTCAGGCATTTAGTTTTTATGTTCAGTTGAAATATTTTAGATGAAATGTTTCAAGTGATTTACATTCCAATTTCCCAAGTTTAAGGATTATTAATGATGTCTTCCTCTCCAAACAAAGTTTTAACTTATTAATCTCTGGTAATAATTTGTACTATGTTTACTTGTCCACTTGCATTCTTCATGAGTTTGTTCACTATGATGCTTTCAGAGGAAAGCAGATCTGCGCCATTGGAAGGCAGCAGATGGTCACAGAGAAGGATGGAAATTCGATTCAGACACTTGGCGGGGGTTCTGTTCGAAATGAAGGAGAAACTCGCAGATTACTTGTGGAGTGAAGGGTTGGATcaaaaaattaagaagaagagATCTGTTGGAGCGTAGGAAACAGAGTCATGACTGGTGAAAGAGATGTGAAACGATCTGCTCTTCCAAAGGCAAATGCCGATTCGAAGAGCGTTTTTATGATACACAGGGTTTCAGGTAGTTTGTCTTGTATAGATTTCAGGACTTAGGTTTCAGTTGTCATGCTAATACTGACAAATAGTTTTTGGGAGGATTTATTAGATTTTCCATCCATGATGATATATATGGAGTAATTTCACACACTGGATTCATCCAACAGAATTTGTTAATGGTAGAAAATATCATATGAATGATTCTATGCTTTTTGTGTATGTTAAAACTGAATGGATCATGGTCATGGTATTGAATCAAACATCACTGTTATAGGGTTGAGTTTGCTTGTGAATTCCATTGTTTCTTTGTTTGATTATATCTTTGAGGTTATTGTGTATGACATAACTTCTTGTCCTCCCTGCTGGTGTCTTTTTCCATCAATATTTTATTGTCTCTTTggatgttttgttgtttctcactAGAGTAACTCTTCAAATCTTTGGTATTCAACATCGTTGTCAAATGGTTGTACATGATATACATGCTGGAAATAACATACAAATTGCAAAATTAATCTCTCATATCAATAAGCATTTTGTGGTAAGATGAAGCCACTTCCTGGATCTAGTGGAATCAACCAAGTCTGGAGGCTCTTCTGAGCCTTCTACTATTGGGGTGCGTAATATGCTTGCAAGTGAGCCAGAGGTGGATCTCTTCACAGGGACCATATAGCCGAGCAGAAAGTAGTGGCAAAGGGAAGCAACAGGTTTTTTGCTCATCTTGACATTGCCATGTTTTAATATATGACTACAACCTAGTTGCTGAAGAATTCAATTAATATCTGCATAATGGCCTTGTTGACATTTATATCCTTTTAGAATTGATATTTATTGGCAAATTGATTAATCATTGATGTTGATTGCTCTTGTAATTAGATCCAACAATCAGGAGGATTTCCCAGCAAGCATCTCTAACAcactaattaaaaataaggttTCCCGGGCACCACGAACAGGTTCAGTTAGTGCGCTAGATTTGTCTAATGTTCAATCTTCGTCTGAAAACTTTCCAGGTTAGGGATAGCCTTTAGATGATAATATAAAGGCTCAGTGGTTGCACAAATAATTAACTGTTTTCTACATCTGTAGGCTCTTCTATACATCCAATGACCCAGTGGGTTGGTCAGAGGCCACCAAAAATTCACGCTCAAGAAGAGTAAAAGTAGTTTCTCCTGCCTTCACGCAGTCTTGAAGTCCAGGTCTCATCTGAAGGCTGTCAAACTTCTGATTTGAAAGGTTCTTCAGTCGTAAACAATGGACTCCAACTGGCAAGCAGTGTAGAAACTAAGTACCCCAAATAATAAAAGGCCACCTGATGATATTTCATCTCCATTTGGCTTTTCTGAAAGTGAAGAATCTGGAGCTGGTGAAcacaaaataaaagagaaaggaaTGAATGGCAATGACTTTGATGTGGCAGCTGAAAAGGGTATGATGTCTATGGCacaaatgaagaagaacaaaatacCAACTGATGATTCGGGAGATTGTGTGCAGAGACAAGGAAGAACTGGAAGGAATTTATCATTAATTAGGTTGGTGTTCCCTCAGGGAGGGAGAAGTCAGAGAATCCCCAACGAAGCCAGTACAGGAGATGAGGCAAATGATAAGAGTAAAACGTAAGTTGATGTCTTTTTGATCTTGTTATTCTTGTTATTTCAATTTGTTAACACCATCGTCGTCTTCCTTTGTTGATAATGCAGCAATATGGACGTCCTCCTTCAAAAAAGCAGAAAGATCGCAAGGTTTTGACTCGTGTAGGGAAGCAACTGAATATTGGATCTTCTGATTTTGGAGGTAGTGCTGATTGTTCATAATGAAGCTTGATTTGTTTTGGGAATATAGTTTTTTACCATGGCAGAGACAACCAAATTCCTTTCACATTTCTGATATATGGTAGTGGTATTAGTTTGTTAGGTTCCTCCATATGGCATATTTCCATAAGTTTATGTGTATTATATTTCCAATTAAGGTTTCAACAACTATTCTATAGATAATTGATTCCTATTCTCTGACTGCTTGTGAATGTGTACTCATGCACTACATATTTAAATGACTATACAGGTGAATCTGATGATGATCATGAAGAATTATATAAGCTGCAAATGCTGCTCGTAATGCTAGCAGTATGCATCTTCAGCCATTTTAGCTTGTTACCAAATTTCTGTTTATCTCCAACTTGTTCTGCTGTTTCTTATTTTGGCCTCATCTCATCATTTGCTGGCATATTTTATGTAGATATTGTGTGTTCGGGCTCATTCTGGAATAAAATGGAGCCTATTTTTGCTTCAATCAGCTTGGACGATGCGTCATACTTGAAGCAACAGGTAGAACTTCATGTTGATCATAGCATGCTTTTTCTGGAATTTGTGTGTACAATCTATTCTGAGTATATTGAATAGTAGATTCTAACTTACTACGTTTTGTGCGCGTGTGTTTTGATTGTTGAATCAGCTCAACATTGCTGAAGAAGTTGGTAAAAGTTTATCTCACTTATTTGGATTGACAATGATTTGGTAAGTGATGAGTTCCCTACAGATCTCCCTCTGTTCATTTTTGGATCTTCACAACTGCAACCAAATTACTTATCCGGgaaaaaaagtaaacaaattctagTTGTGAAATGGACAAATTTGTACAAGAGCTAAACCTTTTGAggaatttattgactaatttactttttttatattGGCCCAGAGTGGTGTTGTAAATAACAAAACTACTCAAGGTTCGGAGGGAGGGAAGAGAAGCCGTTATGAAGATGATTCATCTAAGTTAGATGCTTTAGGCGAAAAGAACGACTCCGAAAGACTTGACAAGGTTGCTCCGTTATTCCAAAGACTTCTTTGTGCTCTAATTGAAGAAGATGATAATGAAGAATCATATCACCTAAGTGACGCAAAGAATATATCTCGACAATGTGCTAGTGATGATTCTCATTGTGATTCTTGTAATCAAATTGATTTTGAACCCAAAGATCGGGATAGAATGGACTCAGAAGTTGAATCAAAGGTGGATTTCATATTCAAAAGAGTTGTATGTGGATAGACTATCTGTGATAAAAGTACTGCATCCAACACCTTTAGGTATCCAAACACATCCAGTTCTTACAAGCACTGGAGTTTGGCAGGGAGACGAAGAATTTTCTGTTTCTGATATCACACACACCAGCGAAATATGTTCAAATGATCTTGATCAACTGCATCCTGGTGAATTAAGTATTCCTGGTTTTCCATCTCCGGATGACCCATATCAGTTGATGTCTTTGGATGACAGGTTGCTGCTTGAGTTGCAGAGCATTGGCTTATATCCAGAAATATTGGTAAGCTTTTATTGCTATATGGAATTATAATGCCATAGTTATTTGATGTTTACGAGATTCATGATCTTGCTCCTTAATCTTCCTTTGCAAGGTGCAGCCTGATTTAGCTGAGGAAGATGAAGCTATAAATCAAGATATTGAGAAACTTGAGAAAGCATTATATGAACAGGTTTGAACTTAAAAAGAATTTCCTTGATAGAATTATTTAAAGCTAGTTTAGAGCTTTATTTGTGGTGAATTTCGTAAGTTTATCATGCTGTCCTTAAATGCTCATGATTCTTATGTTGTTGTCCCGATTGACTGACTAATAGAATGGTAGCAAGAAGAAAAACTTGGACAGAATTGATAGAGCTATTCAAAAGGGAGGACATGGAAAGCGGTATGTTTCAATGATGTTTTATGTGTTTTGTTTCTGATCCTTCTTTCtatccttaaattttattttgcagATCTTTTTGcaatttccttgttttcttgcCAGGATTGCATGTTTTGTCATGACTCATGGCtctcattttttatatttgtccTTCAGATATTATTGATTCTTATCAAAATTACTGTTCTTACCATGCAGGAAGGTTGAACAAGTTGCATTTGACCAACTTATTGAAATTGCTTACAGAAGGAGATTGGTAATAAACTGACGCCTTTTCcaaccttttattttctttcattgaGGCACTCTTCCTATTTTTCCAGTTGAAAAATATTATGTTCCTAATGGTTGACTGCATATGTTTGGACGGACTCCTGGTCATTGGATTGTGTTTAAGTGCATGTTACTGAATCATCTGATTTTCTTTGCTTTTATGTTGGGAGTTGGGACCATGGGTTTCTGCCGATTCATTTTTGGGTAgtagctttcttttctttctgtttatgtccttttttcttttatttggtatGTATGAGTGATGCACGTGATTTGTCCCCAGTAAGAAAACAATTTCGATAGTGGTTTAACCCCGCATTTTCAAGGTAAATCTGTAGATACTTGTCAATTCCACCCCTCCTCCTGTCTCGCGGTTGCCTTGTTTATCAATAATTGATTAATATGCTATGATATTGGAGATTTTGTGTGAGAAATGCTCACAACAAAACTACTATAAAATTCATTGTACTACTGCTgttgtattttgtttttctttttgtctttgttCTTCGTTTTTTCCCCCTGGAAATCAATTTAGTTGAAATGTTGATAGTTGTGCTTACAGTTCTAAGGTCTCATTTAACTAGCATCTTTGCCCGCACGGCGAAAAAGATTTAATCAATATATAAATGCAATTGTGAATAATATACTTACGGATTATTTGTCCTAGTTTTATATCGATGGATTATTTGTCCTTACCGTCAGTGTTATATCAATTTAAATGTTGGCAGGCCTGCCGTGGAAGCAAAAATTCAAAAGGTGCAGTTCACAAGGTGTCGAAACAAGTTGCGTTGGCTTTTCTGAAGCGTACTCTTGGAAGATGTAAAAGATACGAAGAAGCTGGCATTAGCTGCTTTAGTGAACCTGCACTGCAAAATATCATGTTTTCTCCCCCTTCACGTGAGAAGAATGATGGAAAACCTTTGGATTGCATTGTCTCTGGGACAGCCAGTAATACATGTAACAAAGCTTTGAATCAAGGGGAAGCTAGAAAATCAGGTATTTGAAAATTTACCTTTTGCattatttttgttgtttcttCATAGTTTGTTTGTTTCTCTCCCTCGCCTCCCCccccccctcctcctcctcctcttttccctccctccctccctctcctGATGTCAGTGTTTGTCTTAATCTTATAACTTATTAGGTCTTGGAAATCCTTAGcaattatcatgtcttccttaCTTGTTCAAGTGTTATATCATTGACTAtatcttttccttctcttttttttatggtCTTGTCATTGACTTTATCTTCGCTAATATATGAGAGATTTGTCAGTGTGTGTTGGTTTTCTCGAGATATTTATGTATTAACACACTTACAATTTTTGTTCTGCATCCACTGATACAGGTGCAGTTTCTATTGCTTCTGAGAAATACGATTTCCAAAGAGATTATGCTGATAGAGGACTTCCTGATTCTTTTCAAGGTTCTATTCACTCATCAGAACAAGCATCATCCAAAAATGGTTCTGTGTTCATAAAGGAGAAAAAGAGGGAAATGTTGGTCAATGGGGGTGTCAGTGGTGGAGTAAAGGGAAAGAGAAGTGAGAGAGATAGGAATCAGAGCAAGGATCAAGCCAAACAAAATTCGGCTTCCAGATCTGGACGCCTGTCACTGGACAGCTGCCAAAATGAGAACAAAACAAAGGCTAAGCCGAAGCAAAAGATTACTGCTGGTGAGCAAAACAAAGATGGACCACCATTATCTG
This genomic window contains:
- the LOC112784608 gene encoding uncharacterized protein, whose amino-acid sequence is MFSPPSREKNDGKPLDCIVSGTASNTCNKALNQGEARKSGAVSIASEKYDFQRDYADRGLPDSFQGSIHSSEQASSKNGSVFIKEKKREMLVNGGVSGGVKGKRSERDRNQSKDQAKQNSASRSGRLSLDSCQNENKTKAKPKQKITAGEQNKDGPPLSGNQETNKVNQPSEFENFPLPDLSTIEEFGASVELGGPQDLSSWLNFDEDGLQDHDCMGLDIPMDDLTDLNMLM